Proteins from a genomic interval of Microtus ochrogaster isolate Prairie Vole_2 chromosome 24, MicOch1.0, whole genome shotgun sequence:
- the Slc35e3 gene encoding solute carrier family 35 member E3 — MASLADRVRGNGRIAAGLLFNLLVSICIVFLNKWIYVHHGFPNMSLTLVHFVVTWLGLYVCQKLDIFAPKSLPLSKLLLLALSFCGFVVFTNLSLQNNTIGTYQLAKAMTTPVIIAIQTFWYQKSFSVRIQLTMIPITLGVILNSYYDVKFHALGMVFAALGVLVTSLYQVWVGAKQHELQVNSMQLLYYQAPMSSAMLLVAVPFFEPVFGEGGIFGPWSVSALHLADCFFVSLSEHLSYNMFGHFKFCITLCGGYVLFKDPLSVNQGLGILCTLFGILTYTHLKLSEQEGSKSKLVQRP, encoded by the exons ATGGCATCGCTGGCCGACCGGGTCCGGGGCAACGGGCGCATCGCCGCCGGGCTCCTGTTCAACTTGCTGGTGTCCATCTGCATCGTGTTCCTCAACAAATGGATCTATGTACACCACGGCTTCCCCAATATGAGCCTGACCCTGGTGCACTTCGTGGTCACCTGGCTGGGCTTATACGTCTGCCAGAAACTGGACATCTTTGCTCCCAAAAGTCTGCCTCTCTCCAAGCTCCTCCTCCTGGCCCTCAGCTTCTGTGGCTTTGTGGTCTTCACCAACCTTTCTCTGCAAAACAACACTATAGGCACCTATCAGCTGGCCAAGGCCATGACCACGCCGGTGATCATAGCCATCCAGACCTTCTGGTACCAAAAGAGCTTCTCCGTCAGAATACAGCTCACGATG ATCCCTATAACTCTAGGTGTAATCCTAAACTCTTACTACGACGTGAAGTTCCACGCCCTTGGCATGGTGTTTGCTGCTCTTGGGGTGTTAGTCACGTCCCTTTATCAAGTG TGGGTGGGCGCCAAGCAGCATGAACTGCAGGTGAATTCCATGCAGCTGCTGTACTACCAGGCTCCCATGTCTTCCGCCATGCTGCTGGTGGCTGTGCCTTTCTTTGAGCCCGTGTTTGGAGAGGGAGGAATATTTGGTCCCTGGTCAGTTTCTGCTTTG CACCTGGCTGATTGCTTCTTTGTCTCCTTATCTGAACACCTCAGCTATAACATGTTCGGACACTTCAAGTTCTGCATCACCCTGTGCGGAGGATACGTTTTATTTAAGGACCCGCTGTCGGTTAACCAGGGACTCGGCATCTTATGTACGCTGTTCGGCATCCTCACCTATACCCACCTTAAACTCAGCGAACAGGAAGGAAGTAAGAGTAAACTGGTCCAACGGCCCTGA